The Marinobacter subterrani genome has a segment encoding these proteins:
- a CDS encoding fatty acyl-CoA reductase: MATQQLNPGASSKVLEQLRGKHVLITGTTGFLGKVVLEKLIRAVPDIGGIHLLIRGNKRHPEARERFYEEIATSSVFDRLRQDDNEAFEAFIEERVYCVTGEVTEPLFGLPAERFRKLANGIDAVINSAASVNFREELDKALAINTLCLENVAELARQNKSLAVIQVSTCYVNGMNAGQITESVIKPAGESIPRSTEGYYEIEELVRLLDDKIADVRSRYSGKMLEKKLVDLGIREANYYGWSDTYTFTKWLGEQLLLKALSGRALTIVRPAIIESALEEPAPGWIEGVKVADAIILAYAREKVTLFPGKRSGVIDVIPVDLVANAIILAAAEALGETPRHRIYQCCSGSSNPVSLGQFIDYLLAESRANYAAYDQLFYRQPTKPFIAVNRRLFDAVVGGVRIPLSITGRVLRMLGQNRELKVLRNLDTTRSLATIFGFYTAPNYIFRNDDLLALAARMGELDKVLFPVDARQIDWAVYLRKIHLAGLNRYALKERKVYSLHSAKARKKAA, translated from the coding sequence CTGATATCGGCGGCATTCACCTGCTGATCCGTGGTAACAAGCGCCATCCGGAGGCCCGGGAGCGCTTTTATGAAGAGATCGCCACCTCCTCGGTATTCGACCGGCTTCGCCAGGACGATAACGAGGCTTTTGAAGCCTTCATTGAAGAGCGTGTGTATTGCGTGACCGGTGAAGTCACCGAGCCGCTGTTTGGTCTGCCCGCTGAGCGCTTCCGCAAGCTGGCCAACGGCATTGATGCCGTAATCAACTCGGCGGCCAGCGTCAACTTCCGCGAAGAACTGGACAAAGCCCTGGCCATCAACACCCTGTGCCTGGAAAACGTTGCCGAGCTGGCGCGCCAGAACAAATCCCTGGCGGTGATTCAGGTTTCTACCTGCTATGTGAACGGCATGAATGCCGGCCAGATTACCGAATCGGTGATCAAGCCAGCGGGCGAGTCTATTCCTCGCAGCACCGAAGGCTATTACGAGATTGAGGAGCTGGTCCGGCTGCTGGACGACAAGATTGCTGATGTCCGGTCCCGCTACTCCGGCAAGATGCTGGAAAAGAAACTGGTAGACCTGGGGATTCGCGAAGCCAACTACTACGGCTGGAGCGACACCTACACCTTTACCAAGTGGCTGGGTGAGCAGCTTCTGCTGAAAGCCCTGTCAGGAAGGGCGCTGACCATCGTGCGCCCGGCCATTATCGAAAGTGCGCTTGAGGAGCCCGCACCCGGCTGGATTGAAGGGGTGAAGGTGGCCGACGCCATTATCCTGGCCTACGCCCGTGAGAAGGTTACCCTGTTCCCGGGCAAACGATCCGGCGTGATCGATGTCATTCCCGTTGACCTCGTGGCCAATGCCATCATTCTGGCCGCCGCCGAGGCGCTGGGAGAAACCCCGCGTCACCGGATCTATCAGTGCTGCAGTGGCAGCTCGAATCCGGTCTCGCTGGGCCAGTTCATTGATTATCTGCTGGCAGAATCCAGGGCCAATTACGCCGCGTATGATCAGCTGTTCTACCGCCAGCCGACCAAGCCGTTCATTGCGGTCAACCGCCGGCTCTTTGATGCCGTGGTTGGCGGCGTGCGTATCCCTCTGAGCATTACCGGCCGGGTCCTGCGAATGCTGGGGCAGAACCGTGAGCTGAAAGTGCTCCGCAACCTGGATACCACCCGTTCACTGGCAACGATTTTCGGCTTCTATACGGCGCCGAATTACATCTTCCGCAATGACGACCTGCTGGCCCTCGCGGCCCGGATGGGGGAGCTGGACAAAGTGCTGTTCCCGGTGGATGCCCGCCAGATTGACTGGGCGGTCTACCTCCGGAAAATCCACCTGGCGGGGCTTAACCGTTATGCCCTGAAAGAGCGGAAAGTCTACAGCCTCCACTCTGCCAAGGCCCGAAAGAAGGCGGCGTAA